In a genomic window of Ipomoea triloba cultivar NCNSP0323 chromosome 3, ASM357664v1:
- the LOC116013110 gene encoding late embryogenesis abundant protein At5g17165-like has translation MAGSLQVGRLSILEKRLVSQFTSTTTPTSALSAPLLTWKRKVQSSVYDKIPDEYIHPYDVVQPGGEYWTPHPETGVFGPASNHNHLTSHSMPVGAAVKQSVLELKVFFRSLEDLDK, from the exons atggcaGGCAGTTTACAGGTTGGGAGGCTATCCATCTTGGAAAAGCGTTTGGTCAGCCAATTCACTTCAACTACAACTCCCACCTCTGCTCTCTCTGCTCCCCTCTTAACCTG GAAGAGGAAGGTACAGTCATCTGTGTATGACAAAATCCCAGACGAATACATCCACCCATATGACGTTGTCCAACCTGGCGGTGAGTATTGGACTCCCCACCCGGAAACTGGTGTATTCGGGCCTGCTTCTAATCACAACCACCTTACTTCTCACTCCATGCCCGTAGGGGCAGCCGTCAAACAATCTGTCTTGGAGCTCAAAGTCTTCTTCCGCTCCCTCGAGGATCTGGATAAATAA